One stretch of Plasmodium vivax chromosome 8, whole genome shotgun sequence DNA includes these proteins:
- a CDS encoding hypothetical protein, conserved (encoded by transcript PVX_119320A) produces MFPLKSSTFLLLLFLCVEWTRAKIELILSDLGADKCNSEQVKALDDKFYGAACGGENVLPSVEWFQRNSETKSYAVTVTSMVSSRVVTHFLAWNIPSHVNLINHSTSFDELEATVGLNSLGEAKYAGPCASAMAEESSCLLFTLYALKSDHIELSEDADYFELMAYLKSMSREEKGLLDRLSLYAMTIPKRRVSS; encoded by the exons atgtttcccCTCAAGTCTTCCACCTTCCTacttctcctcttcctctgtGTCGAATGGACCCGCGCGAAGATCGAGTTGATACTATCCG aTCTCGGCGCAGACAAGTGCAACTCCGAACAGGTGAAAGCCCTGGATGATAAGTTCTACGGGGCAGcttgtgggggggaaaatgtgCTGCCCTCCGTCGAGTGGTTTCAAAGGAACAGCGAAACGAAGTCCTACGCGGTGACCGTCACTAGCATGGTTAGCTCCAGGGTGGTGACGCACTTCTTGGCATGGAACATACCCTCACATGTTAATTTGATTAATCACTCCACGAGCTTCGACGAGCTGGAGGCAACCGTCGGGTTGAATTCGCTTGGCGAGGCCAAGTACGCGGGGCCGTGTGCCTCGGCCATGGCAGAAGAGAGCAGCTGTTTGTTGTTTACGCTCTACGCGCTAA AATCGGACCACATAGAGCTGTCTGAAGACGCGGACTATTTCGAGCTGATGGCCTACCTCAAAAGCATGAGTCGAGAGGAGAAGGGGCTCCTCGACCGGCTGTCCTTGTACGCCATGACCATCCCGAAGCGGAGGGTTTCAAGTTGA
- a CDS encoding membrane skeletal protein, putative (encoded by transcript PVX_119325A), which yields MFNACKGNSNCCREESEDTKQSVREGRHEGRLEERRDRFDQQLGKENGDFKKIIEGEPDLAKAVEISQSTEREYVAITAYQPVDIVTRTVEVPFVRTIETTVPKITYESKIREVPKYYSKIVEKVVEVPEVKFVDKIVDVPRIQYCFKYVPKVEVKENIIQRPVFQKKIVEKIVEVPKVKEMRRFQEVETVEYVIKYVPKGFTEGRKKSDDEGEDGKDKKEEDADGERDPGEGKETSEEQQDVSNSRFYEEKNYSEGAKLVRNAQMEMSQSQLWEQTMSVGQDRMFPYVFSRPMQGQAGVHEEVYAEAHAEARVDMGMGAPWGSAAVGGEAYEGGAVHPTFGLRNEMSLMQLKEKNGSMLPTPRIEQVFKPKIVKNVEVQKHVPISVDVPVPYMVPKPVVVNVEVPVLKFRDTFVPVPVRRKIIPKIKWISDVYQVDCIKEKPYLKIQDVIRPIPCDVQIKYRKYMEKACAVNPNELPQDDVHAMWMRVNAHLAEQKKREYGDLYPYYRGGHGEEEGGSSSSGKDEPDGSEGTQSSEEGRAHEGEIREGALEEEGEVSGGSSKQGGVEEDKEERTEGGEPIGSERSGVNERSGANERSGAMEGSESATSNGEITQSGEVAQQGSIIEVLRREYDEGGEAKAEEWRQAEGIEKVNAEQNIFYAYEGSEQMQTEGRGYSVCCKNANDRVGGTLEKEERDHFECVDEFMKEMKKQDHLEEGAVASLYPSHPLAMTFLQNKWIQTDTLRTHELYHDDFVRASINANYNLMNRNPVLSEVMRNEDFIKTANPIISPFFPRNIQNIENAYNRVIAQNIQEENMRCQGGANRYEQKVHASSGGTDVRMYEKGATAGVGTAGQACDSGGKCCSYFCKH from the exons ATGTTCAACGCGTGCAAGGGCAACAGCAACTGCTGCCGGGAGGAAAGCGAGGACACGAAACAGTCCGTGCGCGAAGGACGGCACGAAGGAAGGCTCGAAGAAAGGCGCGACCGGTTCGACCAACAGCTGGGGAAGGAGAATGGGGACTTTAAGAAGATCATCGAGGGGGAGCCCGACCTGGCCAAAGCCGTCGAAATTAGCCAGAGCACGGAGAGGGAATAC gttGCCATAACTGCCTACCAGCCAGTGGACATCGTGACGAGGACAGTCGAGGTGCCCTTCGTGCGCACCATAGAAACGACGGTGCCGAAAATCACGTACGAGAGCAAGATTAGGGAGGTCCCCAAGTACTACTCGAAAATCGTGGAAAAG GTCGTGGAAGTGCCGGAGGTCAAATTCGTAGACAAAATCGTGGACGTGCCGCGCATCCAGTACTGCTTCAAGTACGTGCCCAAGGTGGAGGTGAAGGAGAACATCATTCAGAGGCCAGTTTTCCAGAAGAAAATCGTCGAGAAAATCGTGGAGGTCCCCAAGGTGAAGGAGATGCGCAGGTTCCAGGAGGTCGAGACGGTGGAATACGTCATCAA GTACGTGCCGAAGGGATTCACCGAGGGTAGAAAGAAGTCAGACGACGAGGGTGAGGATGGGAAAGacaagaaggaagaagacgCAGATGGAGAAAGGGACCCAGGCGAAGGAAAGGAAACCAGCGAGGAGCAGCAAGATGTTAGCAACTCCAGATTTTacgaagagaaaaattattctgaAGGAGCCAAGCTGGTTAGGAATGCACAGATGGAGATGAGCCAGTCCCAATTATGGGAGCAGACGATGTCCGTCGGCCAGGATAGGATGTTCCCATACGTTTTTAGTAGGCCAATGCAAGGACAGGCGGGGGTACACGAAGAGGTATATGCGGAGGCACATGCAGAGGCACGTGTAGACATGGGGATGGGGGCTCCCTGGGGAAGTGCCGCAGTTGGGGGAGAAGCATACGAAGGAGGAGCAGTCCACCCCACGTTTGGCTTGCGAAACGAGATGTCCCTAATgcagctgaaggagaagaatgGCTCGATGTTACCAACGCCACGGATAGAGCAGGTGTTTAAGcccaaaattgtgaaaaacgTAGAGGTGCAGAAACATGTGCCCATTTCGGTGGACGTACCTGTTCCCTATATGGTCCCCAAGCCTGTCGTTGTTAATGTAGAAGTGCCTGTTTTGAAATTCAGAGACACATTTGTGCCTGTACCGGTCAGGCGAAAAATCATCCCCAAAATTAAGTGGATTTCTGACGTTTACCAAGTCGACTGCATTAAAGAGAAGCCGTATTTGAAGATCCAAGACGTGATTAGGCCAATTCCTTGTGACGTCCAGATTAAATACAGGAAGTACATGGAGAAGGCTTGTGCTGTGAACCCTAACGAGTTGCCGCAGGACGACGTGCACGCCATGTGGATGCGCGTCAACGCGCACCTCGCCGAGCAGAAGAAGCGGGAGTACGGCGACCTGTACCCGTACTACCGAGGTGGGCACG gagaagaagaaggcggCAGCAGCAGCTCTGGAAAGGACGAGCCAGACGGAAGCGAGGGCACGCAATCTTCGGAAGAGGGAAGGGCGCACGAGGGAGAAATCAGAGAAGGCGCTTtggaagaggagggggaagtcTCGGGGGGGTCGAGCAAGCAGGGGGGAGTGGAAGAAGACAAGGAGGAGCGCAccgaggggggagaacccATCGGCAGTGAACGTAGCGGGGTGAATGAACGAAGTGGAGCGAATGAACGAAGCGGGGCGATGGAAGGAAGCGAGTCGGCCACCTCCAATGGGGAAATCACACAAAGTGGGGAGGTCGCTCAACAAGGGTCCATCATAGAAGTCCTGAGGAGAGAGTACGACGAAGGTGGTGAGGCCAAAGCGGAGGAGTGGAGACAAGCCGAAGGGATAGAAAAGGTAAACGCAGAGCAGAATATCTTTTACGCCTATGAAGGGTCGGAGCAGATGCAGACAGAGGGAAGAGGTTACAGTGtttgttgcaaaaatgcaaatgatCGTGTTGGTGGTACtttggaaaaggaggagagaGACCATTTCGAATGCGTCGATGAATTCATGAAGGAGATGAAGAAGCAAGACCATTTGGAAGAAGGAGCCGTGGCTTCTCTGTACCCTTCTCACCCTCTAGCCATGACCTTCTTGCAGAACAAGTGGATCCAGACGGACACACTGAGGACGCATGAGCTTTACCATGACGACTTCGTCCGGGCAAGCATCAATGCCAATTATAATTTGATGAATAGGAACCCAGTGCTATCGGAGGTTATGAGAAATGaggattttataaaaaccgCCAACCCTATcatctctccttttttcccgaGGAACATACAGAATATAGAAAATGCCTACAATAGGGTAATCGCGCAGAATATCCAGGAGGAGAATATGAGGTGCCAGGGGGGTGCTAATAGGTATGAGCAGAAGGTGCATGCTTCTTCAGGGGGCACCGATGTGAGGATGTACGAGAAAGGGGCAACTGCAGGTGTTGGAACCGCTGGACAGGCGTGCGATTCAGGGGGGAAATGCTGCAGCTACTTTTGCAAAcactga
- a CDS encoding hypothetical protein, conserved (encoded by transcript PVX_119315A) produces MNIPKEHGSAGGAVDVTIQLGSDRKMKVVKKVVKESVKEGVKDTAKDTTKQAGAHCEPSREKATDESLEEGMKIYLAYFQRKMAKFRDTNIYEVYTLEQVEEKMKEVVADVVSLTNLHPDHAYRFLNSYHFNSNDLIEAWMRNPREVLAKAHMSHLREGDLMEEDLCAEDASGEDAPPVVVPPTDVGKPTKEPPSEKQTIEMEKDAKFTCPILLNQYDVEDTHALKCGHRYSKECWKGYLQTAIDNDFDEDVINKKCMEPTCQELIMREDWKSISTPDSNLLAQYQHIMVNIFIKKNPSLKKCPYDKCPYVIESVMLPDNGIICRCGHNFCFNCSEEFHRPVTCAVIKEWKELLTKGEHNIKWIRSNTKQCPSCAKSIEKTSGCMNVKCVCGFSFCWMCLQPWAHHKGGFYRCNQYVSRRGEVKGGPAESPAESPAEAQGDSKSDTPNDVLGDTPNLPGDTPNLPGDTPNLPGDTPNEARPLTPQHRKSAHEALHKFSHFKTRFDAHQHGEEFSIKTQLLFLSHFCASNSIEPTHRIYHFQNSIIQTIRCRKILKWSYAFAYFATWDDQNKRYLFEYHQGQLEKNLDILQKKTESVNLAHFLTSNLDVKVVREVEELTKTVDVFFKNVCDFMESAFGPCAGKQR; encoded by the coding sequence atgaacatccCGAAGGAGCACGGCTCGGCTGGCGGAGCCGTAGACGTGACGATACAACTGGGCAGCGACAGAAAAATGAAGGTCGTCAAGAAGGTCGTGAAGGAGAGCGTGAAGGAGGGCGTGAAGGACACCGCGAAGGATACCACTAAACAAGCAGGAGCTCACTGCGAACCGAGCAGAGAAAAAGCGACGGACGAATCCCTCGAGGAAGGAATGAAAATCTACCTGGCGTACTTCcaaagaaaaatggcaaaatttAGAGACACTAACATTTATGAAGTATACACCTTAGAAcaagttgaagaaaaaatgaaagaagttGTGGCGGACGTTGTGAGCCTCACCAACCTTCACCCTGACCATGCATAccgttttttaaattcctaCCACTTTAACTCGAATGATTTGATAGAAGCATGGATGAGGAACCCAAGGGAAGTGCTCGCGAAGGCACACATGTCTCACCTCAGGGAGGGAGACCTCATGGAGGAAGACCTCTGTGCGGAAGATGCGAGTGGTGAAGACGCTCCTCCAGTGGTAGTGCCCCCCACGGACGTAGGCAAACCAACCAAGGAACCCCCCTCTGAAAAACAAACGATTGAGATGGAGAAAGACGCCAAATTTACGTGCCCAATTTTGCTCAACCAGTACGACGTAGAAGACACACACGCACTCAAATGCGGCCATCGCTACTCGAAGGAATGCTGGAAAGGGTACCTCCAAACAGCCATAGACAACGACTTTGACGAAGAcgtaattaataaaaagtgCATGGAACCGACATGCCAAGAACTCATCATGAGGGAAGACTGGAAAAGCATCTCCACCCCAGACAGTAACCTCCTTGCACAGTACCAACATATCAtggtaaatatattcataaagAAAAACCcaagcttaaaaaaatgcccctaTGATAAGTGCCCCTACGTTATAGAATCTGTCATGCTACCAGACAACGGAATCATTTGTAGATGCGGACACAACTTTTGCTTCAACTGCTCGGAGGAATTCCACAGACCTGTTACCTGCGCTGTTATTAAAGAATGGAAGGAGCTGCTCACCAAGGGGGAACACAACATCAAATGGATTCGCTCCAACACGAAGCAGTGCCCCAGCTGTGCCAAGTCGATTGAGAAAACGTCTGGCTGCATGAATGTGAAGTGCGTCTGCGGGTTCAGCTTCTGCTGGATGTGCCTGCAGCCCTGGGCGCACCACAAGGGGGGCTTCTACCGCTGCAATCAGTACGTCTCGCGGAGGGGGGAGGTGAAAGGGGGGCCAGCTGAATCACCAGCTGAATCACCAGCTGAAGCACAAGGTGACTCAAAAAGTGATACCCCAAACGACGTGCTGGGAGACACCCCTAACTTGCCGGGCGACACCCCTAACCTGCCGGGCGACACCCCTAACCTGCCGGGCGACACCCCCAACGAGGCGCGCCCCCTCACACCGCAGCACCGCAAAAGCGCGCACGAAGCGCTGCACAAATTCAGCCACTTCAAAACCAGATTCGACGCCCACCAGCACGGAGAAGAATTCTCCATCAAAACGcagctccttttcctttcccactTTTGCGCATCGAACAGCATCGAGCCAACGCATCGCATATATCACTTCCAAAACTCCATCATACAAACCATCCGGTGCAGAAAGATCCTCAAGTGGTCCTACGCCTTCGCCTACTTTGCCACGTGGGATGACCAAAATAAGAGGTACCTCTTCGAGTACCACCAAGGAcagctggaaaaaaatttagacattttacagaaaaaaacggAGAGTGTAAATTTGGCTCATTTTCTGACCTCCAATTTGGATGTCAAAGTTGTTCGCGAGGTGGAGGAGCTGACCAAGACGGTGGAcgtgttttttaaaaacgtctGCGACTTTATGGAGAGCGCCTTTGGCCCCTGTGCTGGGAAGCAGCGGTAG